CCGGTGTTCGTACTCACCCACCATCCGCGGGAGCCGTTGGAGATGGACGGCGGGACGGTATTCCACTTCGTTACCGACGGGTTCGAGTCGGCACTCGGGCGGGCGAAAGCGTCGGCCCAAGGGAAGGACGTGCGGATCGGGGGCGGTGTCGCCACCATTCAGCAAGGTCTGCGGGCGGGGCTGATCGACGAGATGCGCCTCGCCGTCTCGCCCGTCTTGCTGGGCCGGGGGGAACACTTGTTCGGCGGGTTGGACCTAGTGTCGCTGGGGTACGAGTGCGTCGAACAGGTCGGCACGCCGCACGCGAACCACGTCGTCATCCGCAAGAGGGGCTAGGCACGCCGCCTCGTCCGTCTCCTCCGGCGGCGCGGGAATCGCTGCCGAGGCGAAGTCGATCATTTTCGACGAGGCTGACATCGTCCGCGGGATGCACCCAGTACCGAGCCGTAGTCGGTGCGTAAAATCGGATGTACGCCCCGCCATCCACGGGAACTGCGATGAGCAACGATTCGCTCCCTGATTACAATGCGACCGGGCAGGACTTCGGCCACCGCGAGCACCTCGGGTATTCCGGCCCGTCAATCATCGATATCCATGCCCACGTCACGATGACCCGGCCGGACGAGGCGACCGAAGGGGGCTCAAGCGCGGCGGAGCTGATGCTCGCGACAGCGGTCGAGTTCGGTATCGGGCGAACGTACAGCATGTGCCCGCCGCAAGACATTGTG
This region of Gemmata massiliana genomic DNA includes:
- a CDS encoding dihydrofolate reductase family protein, which codes for MQRVRVESFSVSVDGFGAGADQSLENPLGLGGKALHGWAFTTRTFRQMFGQDGGATGEDDRFAARGFENVGAWVLGRNMFGPVRGPWPDESWKGWWGDTPPYRCPVFVLTHHPREPLEMDGGTVFHFVTDGFESALGRAKASAQGKDVRIGGGVATIQQGLRAGLIDEMRLAVSPVLLGRGEHLFGGLDLVSLGYECVEQVGTPHANHVVIRKRG